TCTTGTGATTTAATTTAGagtaaagtaataagatattccatggaagtagattcatataggtattggaagtagattcatataggtattTATACATTCAGATATAAGTACACTAGTTTGCcacaaaaaaatagttttttcgtCATGCTGGGAAAGGACTTTCCAAGAGAAAAGGGGTCCGTTGGGCACCTAATCGTTATGTCATAATAGATCCGAACACTTGCCTCGGATTGACTTCAATATCATAATTGCTctagtgaataactaaataaaatagatggatgggagataggaaagaaaggtactaatcataacataaataaaatagctatctttcagaggttcactaaaaactgttggcgggtctctttgtatgtgttgtccggaaagaggaggacttaatgattattcgttcgccggaaccagaagtgaaaattgttgtagatagggatcccataaaaacgtctttcgaggaatgggccagacccggccatttctcaagaacaatagctaagggccctgatactaccacttggatctggaacctacatgctgatgctcacgatttcgatagtcataccagtgatttggaggagatctctcgaaaagtatttagtgctcattttggtcaactctccattatctttctttggctgagtggcatgtacttccatggcgctcgtttttccaattatgaagcatggctaagtgatcctactcacattgcacccagtgcccaggtagtttggccaatagtaggtcaagaaatattgaatggtgatgtgggtggaggtttccgaggaatacaaataacctccgggttttttcagatttggcgagcatctggaataactagtgaattacaactctattgtaccgccattggcgcattggtctttgcatcgttaatgctttttgctggttggttccattatcacaaagccgcccccaaattggcttggttccaagatgtagaatctatgttaaatcaccacttagcggggttactaggacttgggtctctttcttgggcgggacaccaaatccatgtatctttaccgattaaccaatttctcgacgctggagttgatcctaaagagataccgcttcctcatgaatttatcttgaatcgggaccttttggctcaactttatcccagttttgccgagggagcaaccccctttttcaccttgaattggtcaaaatacgcggaatttcttacttttcgcggaggattggacccaataacaggtggtctatggctgaccgatattgcacaccatcatttagctattgcaattcttttcctgatcgctggtcatatgtatagaacCAACTGGGGCATTGGTCATAGCATTAAAGACATTTTAGAGGCTCATAAAGGTCCATTTACAGGCCAGGGCCATAAAGGACTCTATGAAATCCTAACAACGTCGTGGCATGCTCAATTATCTCTTAACCTGGCTATGTTAGGCTCTTTAACCATTATTGTAGCTCACCATATGTATTCCATGCCTCCCTATCCATACCTAGCTATTGACTATGGTACACAACTTTCGTTGTTCACACATCACATGTGGATCGGTGGGTTTCTCATAGTTGGTGCTGCTGCACATGCAGCAATTTTTATGGTAAGAGATTACGATCCAACTACTCGATACAACGATCTATTAGATCGTGTCCTTAGACACCGCGATGCAATCATATCACATCTTAACTGGGCATGTATATTTCTGGGTTTTCACAGTTTTGGCTTGTATATTCATAATGATACCATGAGCGCTTTAGGGCGTCCACAAGATATGTTTTCAGATACCGCTATACAATTACAACCCATCTTTGCTCAATGGGTACAAAACACCCATGCTTTAGCACCCGGCATAACAGCTCCTGGTG
The sequence above is a segment of the Musa acuminata AAA Group cultivar baxijiao unplaced genomic scaffold, Cavendish_Baxijiao_AAA HiC_scaffold_927, whole genome shotgun sequence genome. Coding sequences within it:
- the LOC135665018 gene encoding photosystem I P700 chlorophyll a apoprotein A1, with the protein product MIIRSPEPEVKIVVDRDPIKTSFEEWARPGHFSRTIAKGPDTTTWIWNLHADAHDFDSHTSDLEEISRKVFSAHFGQLSIIFLWLSGMYFHGARFSNYEAWLSDPTHIAPSAQVVWPIVGQEILNGDVGGGFRGIQITSGFFQIWRASGITSELQLYCTAIGALVFASLMLFAGWFHYHKAAPKLAWFQDVESMLNHHLAGLLGLGSLSWAGHQIHVSLPINQFLDAGVDPKEIPLPHEFILNRDLLAQLYPSFAEGATPFFTLNWSKYAEFLTFRGGLDPITGGLWLTDIAHHHLAIAILFLIAGHMYRTNWGIGHSIKDILEAHKGPFTGQGHKGLYEILTTSWHAQLSLNLAMLGSLTIIVAHHMYSMPPYPYLAIDYGTQLSLFTHHMWIGGFLIVGAAAHAAIFMVRDYDPTTRYNDLLDRVLRHRDAIISHLNWACIFLGFHSFGLYIHNDTMSALGRPQDMFSDTAIQLQPIFAQWVQNTHALAPGITAPGATASTSLTWGGGELVAVGGKVALLPIPLGTADFLVHHIHAFTIHVTVLILLKGVLFARSSRLIPDKANLGFRFPCDGPGRGGTCQVSAWDHVFLGLFWMYNAISVVIFHFSWKMQSDVWGTISDQGVVTHITGGNFAQSSITINGWLRDFLWAQASQVIQSYGSSLSAYGLFFLGAHFVWAFSLMFLFSGRGYWQELIESIVWAHNKLKVAPATQPRALSIVQGRAVGVTHYLLGGIATTWAFFLARIIAVG